GACTACAATAACAACAGTCTTCGCACAgatttgttggctgttttCAATCGCGATTGGTTTAGTCCGTTTTCGCTGCCACTGAAGCACAATTTTCGCATTTGAATACGTACCGCTCTACCTCAGGCACTTTACAGCACTGCCCAGCCCATCAGCTGTTAATGTCATAACAAAAGTCAGACCTAACCTCGAAATTCATTCAATTCACCCCAAtctcaatttaattttacttcACATTTgaataaaaccaaacaaatccaaaagcATGGCGCAAAAGCCAACAAGGGATGTTTTTGGCATTATTTTCAAAAACTTTTGGAAGTCATTGCGGCCCCGACAATTCCGCGGCAACTACATTGGCGAAGactattttggcaacaaataCTTTGAGATCCCGGCAAATCCGGCGATTGGCAAGCGCAAATCCTCGCGTTGGTTCGAGCCGGTCGACAAGGATGCTTTCGATCAGGAACTGACCGCCGAATGGGAGGCATGGCTGCGAGGACGACGTGAGGAGCCACCGACCCGGGAGGAGCTGGTGAAAAATCTCCAAATTATGGACATGAAAAAGCGAAACGCGGCCGAGCTGGAGGCCACCTATGCAAAGGCCAAGGATGACAAAGCCATGCCCAAGCAGGTGGAGGGCCCAACTATTGGCACGTTTCCCAAATACAAAGACTACGAGTTCATACCAGGACGAGATCCGCCAGAAAAAAAGTAGTCAtatttgaaatgaatttgtaatgtgtaaatatattaattatgTAGCTTAATGTTCTACCAATCATCCAAATCCAAGTCCTTAACTATGTCCACAGCCGCACCGGcctcatcataatcatcaacggctgcctctgcctccgttGGCTCTGGAATGGCAGCCTTTTCAATCGTCTTCTTCTCCGACTTGGCCACCTTAACCTTCTTCGGCTTGGGCTGCTCCAATTCTGattcgtcatcatcatcgtcatccatTGGGATGTGCGGACCACCCTCATCATCCTCTGAGTCTGAGGGGAATAGCTCCAGTTCGCCGTTTTCGTTGCGCACGGGCACTCCCGTCTTGGCCGCCGGTCGCTTCAGCTTCGGCACAGCATAGTCCGAATTGATGTCGTCCGTTTGGGCCGCCTGGCGTCGTTTCTTTGTCTCGTGTGTCTTCAGCCAG
The sequence above is a segment of the Drosophila subobscura isolate 14011-0131.10 chromosome U, UCBerk_Dsub_1.0, whole genome shotgun sequence genome. Coding sequences within it:
- the LOC117902668 gene encoding NADH dehydrogenase [ubiquinone] 1 alpha subcomplex assembly factor 2; this translates as MAQKPTRDVFGIIFKNFWKSLRPRQFRGNYIGEDYFGNKYFEIPANPAIGKRKSSRWFEPVDKDAFDQELTAEWEAWLRGRREEPPTREELVKNLQIMDMKKRNAAELEATYAKAKDDKAMPKQVEGPTIGTFPKYKDYEFIPGRDPPEKK